The genomic interval TTGTTGTTTCAAACATATTTGATATGATAAATCAAACCACGGGGAAATCTTATCTCTGCTAGTATGACCTGAATTTTCTGATGAACACTTGATTTACAGCTAGGAGATTGTAGTTTCCTTATCGCGTGAAAGGGGGTATAGTTCTTTAACCTGAATCGTAAACGTATTTCATTTCGAGTatctatattatattatagtaAAGTAGTACTACAGTATATTCGTTACTCGttcattataaataaattatactAATTTATTGAATATTCCAGAAAACTTCTGGACACATCGAGTGCCGACCAGGCCGATGGCACACTCACCTGGCGGAGGCGGCGAGCGGAACAGCTCCGCTCACCAATTACCCGCCAAAGCGAGGAGCAGTTCACCGATGGCGACGATGAGATACTGGAATCTCTGGTTAAGACCGCCACCAAGGCTCCAGGAACACGGACAACGCCGAGGGAACGGAAACGGACGCGCCACGCGGATCGCAAATCATGTAAGTTGACCGCACAAGTAATACGATTGAGATCCACGTCCAAAACTCCGATAGAGAGAATACGTTTTAATGAAAAGGTGTTGGTCTATATCTTTTCGAATCGCACACAGCGCGCTATGTCTATAACCTCTAGCTGGATACTTTCAACCAGAAACACACTACACCATCAAGAATTCCACAGAGAAACTACTATATATAGTTATACAAATACTTATTTCCcacacaaaattccaaatttACACAAGTACCTGCAGTTTACCCCActtatttacaatattttccCGATTACGCAGCTTTTGTCTCCCTAGTTTTGCCTAGCTTACGAATCTGTTGCCTATATtgggttttaatttatttccatttcgttCTTTTACCATTAACGCACCAATCcaacaaaccaataaaaaatcaaataaaataaatccaaACCCAACAACAAATCTGATATATTGACTATCGAAGTGAAGCGCAGCCGCACGCGCGAAGGATTCACAGTTGAAAGAGCACCATCGCCGTAGAAACCGTTACTGTTAACCGAATCCGTAACCGTTGCCAAAAGAACAGCCAACTGTTTTTTAGGTTTTACCTTTTTTGGTTAGTGAATTGAATTGTGTTTAGTTTTACACATTTTTCCTTGTGATATGTTTGTTAAAAACCATTACCTTTGGCTTTATTTTGGAACCTTTGGCATTTGTTAAAGATGCGGATTTTATGCATGGGAAAAATCACTCTAAAAAGCCTTGaaagttatatatatatatattcaatttgcatgcaattaaaaggatattttaaaattcgGGCAACTAAACTGCATGCCCTTCAGACATAACATTGCATGACTGCCTATGCCTAactaaatacatatatacttcaCTTTCGAAGTCTCtgttataatatttaatatattttgcaGTACGTCGCACGCTGAAAAACGGTCTTACCGAGGAGGAGAAACAGCACGTGGCTGCCTTGATACAAACCTATTAGGATTAGGACAGACATATGTATATCGTAGATACCCGCATCACATCCGAGATAATCCCATCCCCCAGTGACGTCACAAGTCGGGCACTACGCGCACAGACTGAAATTGGCGATCTCAGGCGAGCAAGCGAACCCAGAAATTACCCTTTTATACGACAACGTGCGCATAGTTAGTActggtttttattattttctatttgccACGGCAGCAATGAgtaccagcaacaacaagagcaacaACGCTGCAACGAAAATGTCCTTAAACAAAAGCGTTTATCATCGTGTTTTTCTgttatataatttttgttttgcttctgctaagtattattaattaaacGTAATTCAATAAACCTGTATTAGTAGTTGAAAACGATTTTAATGTTAGAATTTGGATCACATGAAATTTCGATATCCTCTACGACATCACTAAATTTGTACCAAAACACGACACGATTTGTGCTTTCtaaattaacttaaatttTAATGTTACGTCTAACTTAATTacgaaaatcaataaataaaacatatttattaCATACGAAATATGTGTGCGTTTTTCCTGCGACTTTTGCAGCGCCAAGCATAATTTCCCAGCGATTTTACTCGCGTGGAATTCGTCATGTGGATTTCGTGTTAAGAGTATTGCATACTTGTGGGCTGCTGTCTAAAAACCATTTGTGCATGGTTGCTGCACATAATCAAGGCAAAATCCTCGGTTGTCTATATCATTGGGCGCTTCTACTCCGTCCGTGTGGAAATAAAGCCGGAAAGGACGAACGCTTGCTGTGGGGatatattgaaaatatatattataaaaaatatattaaagatACGATTAGATTTAATGATCTAAGTCTGTACGTACATTGCACTGTTTTGGCCAGCATTCCGGCTTCCGCACTAAAAGTGCCTCCACAGACGCGATCCTCGCATCCTGGCAGAGGAGGAATCCTGTCCGCCGATCGAATGCAGCCAATCAGTAGCCAATCGCTTGTGCAACCGTTTAGGTTTGGTGGcatgccaccaccaccacccaccattGTGGGCACCGGATTGTTGGAGTTGCCGGTGAGTGTGAACGATCTGGATCTGTTGTTCTCCAGATCCGGACATGCGTTGTACTGAATACCGCAAAAGTTGCGCTCGTTCCGGATGCAGATGCTGTAGTCCTGATTGGAGAGTTGTCTTCCACCCACCGTGTTGTAATTAAAGCTGCGCACACGCCCACTAATTGCCGTGTAGTACTGCAGACAGCCTTGGTCCGCTCGACTGATGCTTCCACAGTGGATTTGGGTGACGCGGATGCGCCATAGACGCGGAAAACTTCCGCTGGTGATCACCGACAAAACAATCGGGTTGCTCTGGCCAAGGCCCGCGTCAATGTACACTGCGAAAACAGAAGGTGGCTGGCATTGAGAAGATGGTTTTGTTTACAGGGCTAATCTTAGTGTGTGCGCAttagaataaatatttacacactCGTTTTGATGGTTTACCATCTAATTCAGCATATTTAAGCGGTAAATGATGAAAGTTTGCGGTGGTTAATCTCTGGGATTTATGTTGTTGTAAAAACATGACAAACACTCACTGTGATCTCCCGTTGAACTGCCACAAATGGTGGGCGTGGGACTGCCGCCCGATATGAGCAACTGATCCTGGTTGCACAGATGATTGGCTGCCTCTGGCGGAGCTATCGAGAACATATCCAGATCCAAGCGCAGCTGACAGATGTCCGGATGCAGTTTTTGCACGGTTACCTGACAACTTCCGGTGCCGTCGTAGACATCCGGGTGATTGGGATTCACAAAGTAAGTGGAATTCTCGCGTATGACACCGCCGCACGTCTGAAGAACTGAACGAAGGGATTAGAATAGGCGATTGCTGGCACATGGGTGGGAAACTCACAGATGCAGCAGACGCCATAGCCGCCGCCACAAGGACCGGCCGGGATGCCGTTCCGCAGCACACAATCCTTGCTGGGGATGCAATTTCCCTGTTCGCCCGAAGGCGCTGAACAGCTGCCAGGACCGATGGGCACCAGGGCGAAAATGGGCAAAACTAGTGGATGTTACACagaattcaattcaatttttcTCTTTTGTTAACACTAACTGCTAGGCTTAGCCAGCTTTAAGACCCACATTTGGATTCGCGCCAACGTGGTGCAGGAGTTAGCCACTTGCTGCCGAAAAGCATATCGCGCCAACTGTTTGTCGGAGTTTGTTTCTGCATTTTACAGTTGGCCAGGACCAGGAGGCAGGAGAGCAGAGTCAGTTGCAGATGCAACATGGTGAATAATCCACTGGGAGATCGGTAGCTGTTGGGCAGATCCGCTCGCGTTGATTTGTGACTTTGTTATGAAAGGCAGCCACCGCGGGGGCGACAATTTATTTCACTCGGCGCGGCAAAAAGTTTAATGACCGCAATTTGTTCAACGCTTTTCGCTTTTTAGTTTTAGTAAGCCCAAACGCAGCTGAGTTTAgctaaatattaattacaataACAAAACGCAACCGTCACAACAATTAGATGCGCCACAATCAACGAAGTGCCGGGGGGCCTTTCGGATGTTTTGGCTGCTTTTGGATGGTTTGAATGGCTTCGATGGGAGGTGGTCCCATCTCTGTGCTCTCGCTTTTCACTGTTTGTTTCCTGTTGCGAATTTGTTTTCCACACCCTTGGGCGCCCATTAAATGTGGAGCAACACCACCCGTAGGCCAAATATCGGAGCATGAAAGTGCCGAACAATTTGTTTACGGCATCACCACAGTCatcaaaaaaaatgttttggtaCGTAACAGCTTAGCACCATTTTGACGTCATTGCCTCATATGTCTAATTTGATTACGCAGCACTCTTGCAATTGGGTCAATGtcaattaaattgcttaatttaattaaaatatacttAAAGTAAACAGAGATACCTCAAAAtttgttttcacttttttatGGCGAAAGAACTGACCTTCGCAATAGAATTTGCGATGCTTTTGGCCCTGACAACATGAGATGACCAAAACAACGATAAGCTTTTAGCTTAACAGTGATAAAAAGTGTTTTATTGCTGGAATTCTGAAGAATTTCTTTTTCGACTGATGACTTTCCTACTAACAGTAAATTTGATTAGTTATATAACAAAAATGGCAGTTAGAAAATAATGAAAGAGCGGAATTAAAGGTAAAGCTTTGCGCCTGATTTCAGtggaacaaaaataataataacagatTCGTACAGATATACGTAGTTTTGTTACAAATAAGGCAAGCTTACTATTTGTTATTTACCATTTACCAAATCGTGGAATTCTATGTAATCTACAAATTTCTTCTTTTATCATTGAAACAAACATTTAACTTAAGTTACAAAAATCGTAGTTTATTTAACAGTTTGGAGATGAGGTAGTGAaggcattaaaaatttattcaGAAGTTCTATAGCGGACTGTCTCTGTCGCATTCGACGGAATCACCCACTTCGCAGAGGTCCACGCAGTATTTGCCCGATTTAATCGAGCATATCTTGTTGTCCTTGCACTTGGTGACCTGGCCAGTTAGGTTGGTGCCATCGCACATCTGGAAGGTGGTGCGACTGGTGCAGACAAACATGCTGTTTCCATCGCAGGTCGGGCAGGATCCATCGGCATCGCCTGAGCAGGAGCTGTCCACTATACTGCTGTCCATGCAGATGATGGCCAGGTCGGTGCAGACCTTGTTATCTGGACACTGAAGGACTTGATTGGGCGCCACATTATCGGAGCAGAAGCTATAGTGCGTTTCATTCAGGCATTTCACATTGTTGGCTTGGCAACTGTTGCACACTCCTTGGACCATAACTGCCATCGAGCTTACAACCACAATGAGGCACTGAAAATTAATTGTTACATTGTTGAAACCTTTTCCCAAAATAAATTGCACATTCTCTTACTAGATTTCTTAGGATTTGGGATTGCTGCATTATGCTGACTTTGACTGTGACTAACGGACTAACTGTGATATCCGACAGCTATTGGGCTTTTATATGAACTGACTCTAGAAAACAGCAGATAGCTTCAGCGTTTTATGCCATGGATTAGGTATGCTAAAGATCTTAGAATATATGATACTGTTTGCCCCGTAGCGCTCCCGTGCTACTCGAAGATTGCGCTACTGGGAAGAGCAGTTTTATGGCATTCCACGGCATTGAAAGATAAATGTTATGGCCCCGAGATCATCACAGAGATATGGCCCCAGCCCGGGGTTTATAAAGCTAGCCAGTTGCTCCTTACAGATTTAATCGTAATTTTGAAATGAAAGCGTTCATGTTGACCGTGCTACTGAGTGCTCTTGTGGCACCGGCGATTGTCAGTGCCGCATGTGGCCAGTGTGTGGATGCGCACAGTTGCATCGGTGAATCGGAGTTCCAGTTGTGCTACGATGGTATGTTTTAAGAACTTTCAATGATCCTCCACCTCATAGATCGTGCTTTTAGGTGTCCGGGACCAGACTATCAACTACACCTGCCCCGCATCGAAACCCATTTGCACAACCTACGGGATTATTTGTATGCCCAACGCCACGAATATAGAACGCGGCTGTGGTGATGTCTCCAATTGCGGTGTTTGCTCAGAATCCGCAACTTTTGCCTGTACTTCAAGGACCACATTTGCTGTTTGCAACGGTGATGTTGTTTCCGCCAATAGTTTCGACTGTGCAGAGGATTTTGTATGTAGTGTTAAAAATGCAGTCAGTGGAAGTCCTTGTGTTTCCCGGTGCGACTCTTCCGACTCAGATATTTGTGATCGAGTTTTGGAACCCGACGTGGAA from Drosophila mauritiana strain mau12 chromosome 3L, ASM438214v1, whole genome shotgun sequence carries:
- the LOC117138995 gene encoding uncharacterized protein LOC117138995 is translated as MLHLQLTLLSCLLVLANCKMQKQTPTNSWRDMLFGSKWLTPAPRWRESKFLPIFALVPIGPGSCSAPSGEQGNCIPSKDCVLRNGIPAGPCGGGYGVCCIFLQTCGGVIRENSTYFVNPNHPDVYDGTGSCQVTVQKLHPDICQLRLDLDMFSIAPPEAANHLCNQDQLLISGGSPTPTICGSSTGDHMYIDAGLGQSNPIVLSVITSGSFPRLWRIRVTQIHCGSISRADQGCLQYYTAISGRVRSFNYNTVGGRQLSNQDYSICIRNERNFCGIQYNACPDLENNRSRSFTLTGNSNNPVPTMVGGGGGMPPNLNGCTSDWLLIGCIRSADRIPPLPGCEDRVCGGTFSAEAGMLAKTVQSSVRPFRLYFHTDGVEAPNDIDNRGFCLDYVQQPCTNGF
- the LOC117140888 gene encoding uncharacterized protein LOC117140888: MQQSQILRNLCLIVVVSSMAVMVQGVCNSCQANNVKCLNETHYSFCSDNVAPNQVLQCPDNKVCTDLAIICMDSSIVDSSCSGDADGSCPTCDGNSMFVCTSRTTFQMCDGTNLTGQVTKCKDNKICSIKSGKYCVDLCEVGDSVECDRDSPL
- the LOC117140046 gene encoding cell wall integrity and stress response component 4 yields the protein MLTVLLSALVAPAIVSAACGQCVDAHSCIGESEFQLCYDGVRDQTINYTCPASKPICTTYGIICMPNATNIERGCGDVSNCGVCSESATFACTSRTTFAVCNGDVVSANSFDCAEDFVCSVKNAVSGSPCVSRCDSSDSDICDRVLEPDVETTTTSVTPTVTTPVTPTETSTDPSTVTTDSSTGSTGDTSTGSSSVTSSDTPTDSTVTVTDSGSTTQSTATTPAFNEDTYCQEINSTGRYPIPNDTVCTSYIYCILRSGSWTGLFYNCTVQKPYFDADIFSCGTVKPSYAGCTNLV